In the genome of Salvelinus sp. IW2-2015 unplaced genomic scaffold, ASM291031v2 Un_scaffold19, whole genome shotgun sequence, the window catggttaaacaaagacaaccattctgtatattcatgacgttgaaattagccattaagaagaacaaaatgaaatataaattatcgcgtctatatggttgttgcaaaggcttgtgtcgcctactggttaaattcgtgtcttttcgcacgaataagtagcacagaaattcgtgtattttcaaacgaatttaaCCAGCCCAAACcagcccaaaaatgcacaaaaacgcacgaaatctgctgaaatacattttgtacatatatgcgcgaattgaatgtgagactgtgttgcaCTGAAGACAAGACTCTAAGGAACACATTTTTTATGTTTCCCTCTACAATGCCCACAAGCTCAATTAGAACAGAGTGCacaagaccaggcactaaatcaAACTGGGGAAAGAACACTATCAATATGTTTTTTTGTACACAAGAGATCATGAAAAACTATTGCCTGATGATCTTTTAAATTTCCTAATACCTTTGTGTCACGgctttctaattcctcctcctcggacgaggaaggcgagaaggatcggaccaaataggagtggttagtgtccataatttattagcatcgaactgaacactataatgaaacaaaataacaaatagaaacccgacaaacagtcccgtgtggcacaacgactacacggaagacaaacacccacaaaacacaagtgaaacccaggctgcctaagtatgattctcaatcagggacaacgattgacagctgtctctgattgagaatcatacccggccggacacaaacatcccaacatagaaaataccacatagacaaacccacccaactcacgccctgaccaactaaataaatacaagaaaaaggaaaacaggtcaggaacgtgacattctgatgcatttcagtcacttcaaaccatacttccttcagacTGAAATACTGTCAAAGTACTTTAATACTGATGTGTAATTGACTGTCATACCCTccaattaaaaaagtaaacattgacCATTGATTACATCACTGTCTTTACATGGTAGGGTTGcaaataaatgtaatgtaaaaattcTAAATATTgatgtatcatttgtacatttctttataaaaaatttaattatttgttacatttgactgtgtgaaACCTAACAGTattaacaaatacatgtctgtcactgAATAACCTCATTGGATagtgaaaaaaacacaccaatcctTCATAATGTCTTTAAACAATGAAAGCTAAttgaccaacatttctgaaaatggatatagaccgttttggaatgaaactgtTAAATTTATTCCGGCTGTTTTCTGGCTGTTTCGTATACACTTTTCCTTTGATAAAACACACTATCCAAACCAACATTTGAAGGCAAGTACTGAGTAGGCAAAATGGAATGTGAGGAATTCTGAGGTTTATTCATATTTCAAATAAGGGTAtagttactgtacagtacatcttTGAATTCAGAAAGAATGAGAAAATCATAAGTGATTTAGGGCAACATTCTATTTTGGCAAAATAGTAAGAATGCCTGCTACACATCGTTGACAATGATTAAACACACTATCCAAACCAACTAATCTGAGAGCAAGTATACTGAGTAGACAAAGTAACAACATTGAATGTGTTGAATTTATGAACAGTTCATAATGGTTATTTACATTTCAAAAAGATGACTGTTACTGACCATCTTTTCAAATGGATAGAATGACAGAAAATCATCGAATGTAAGTGAAGGAGTGACTTGGTGCAACATTTTAGTTTGGTAAAATAATAACATAACAAATACAATATTTAGTCTACAAATCCTGATATATTAAAAACATTGTACATTTcagtaaacaaactgaaatgtaattgaaaatggaTGTCTGAAAACATGGAATGTCAGCTTTACAAAACACATCCAGTAACGTTCTCAAACTGTCTGACTTGCCAGTTTATACCTGTCAAACACACTGCCCTTCATAAACCACAACCTTTACTGAACCATTCATTTCCCTATAAGTCCTTAATGACTTAAGTGATGTCTCTTGTTACATAGTTGTTGCAAGCCCTGTACCCACCCACTGAACAAAACAATTAGATATACCTTAATTCCAAGGAATAGTGGTGACGCAGTCAATCATTCTTAATCCCACTGTATAAGAAGCTCAAGGACACAAAAGGGGTTATTTTACCTGTCGCCTCCAATTCGGAAGAACGCACTTTAACCTCACAGGACGCATCGCCAGACTATCTCTCGCCATGTCCATTGTAGCCAGTCGCAGTAGTAGCCGTAGATACATCTCACGTAGCGGTGTCGGTTCGAGTGGCCTCAGTTTGTCCGGTGGGATGCAGTTTTCCAGCGGTTTGGGAGGCGGTAGGTCCCGTATGAGCGTGTCCTTTGTTGGGAGCAGTCGCGCGCCGAGTGTATATGGAGGTGCCGGGGGATACGGCACCCGTATCTCTCAATCCACTTTCTCTATGGACGGGCCAGGCCAGATCACTATCGGCGCCAACGAGAAGCATACCATGCAGAATCTGAACGACCGTTTGGCCACCTACCTGGAAAAGGTAAGGAAGAGTGATGGGGATGTACAGTAGATGGAGATTACGCGCGCTGAGCAATATTACGCATGGCCTAGATTATGAGCGTAGACTGAAATAAGGCAGAGTGATCACTCTTTTCAAACCACAACATGTTCGATGATACAGAAAAATGTTACGAGAAAGTGATCTTTAATCTTTTTTTAtgaatctttttttgtttttagtaaACCCTTTCATCAATACTATCCAGAATGTTCAATTAAATGGGataatacagtaggctacagccaATGGTTTActtcatatttatatatatatttttattctgctttgccactaaaatcataataaacgctgacaactaaaatattgtgttattattaATACAAATATTAGGGGAGCGGATAGTTCACAAAGTTCTTCAAAGGTTTCTCCGAGGATCCATTTAAATTAGTTATTTGAAGAACTTGTATTGGTTCCCCTACAGTTTGTATTTGAAGAACCCTTAAAGGAAACTCCAGGAGCCTTTTGTTTATAGAgtgtaaaacagaaaatggacacaattaaATGGATATTAATCAACAAAGAGttaagaatatgtaggctataagaatatgttgaaggctagctgtattgggtgcagatgactgaccTGTTCActtgtgtctctgtctgcaggtatacaaaggtatgtcaaatagtattggtatgttatgcagatcacatgtatcatcctcccttacctcttcaatgaaaatcccataggcctctacattatggacaaggtatgtgtttGAAAAACTATATCAAAACAGctttttcattcacatttaccacaaaaaccaaggtatgaatactgtcgtgcaagttttgtttaaaaaaattggaTTCAGACATCACCCTCCCTACACTTCTGAATATAATAGGATACCTGTtcaatcaccatgcactgcaaaatcctTCTGGCTTTGGATACGGAAaacatcaacacgccagagaatatacccattggacttgaggctctgctgggagtttacctcatattttgatttgtttattctactttgccactaaaatcaacctttttaaagggttcttcgaagaacttataggggttcccccacagtttcaatttgaagaacccctaaaggatactccaggaaccttttctttttagagtgtagtTGTAAAACGATTATAACAGTGATATCGTTAAAGCGAAACCTAAACAACCGATGAGAAAAGGTTAAGTGGACAGTGTGTGATGACGTACATCCTCCACTCTTATCTGGACTAAAGAGAGAATCATTGACAGTGACCAACATTAGAGTTGTTTACTTCTAGATTTTCTAAATAGTTAAGgaactatcttctgtatatatTATAGTCTTTAAAAGCAGCAAAAAATTGTAATTCAATTCATACAGATATGATATCCGTTTAGAATGTTGTCAATGAAGCTTGTCAATATTAGAATTTTTTTAACACTGGAATTGTTGTCAGGATACCACGGCCAAAGTGATATGCTGTTATGGAAATAGGAAACAAGAGATAATGGTTTAACATGGACCTGATGTTTCTTTACATTGTGCACTTCACAAGAATGTAAAGCATCAACTAATTTATATAGAGAAACTGGAAGCCAGTCTGTCAGTTTCTGGCACTCCAAGGATGATGAGAATAGATAGGAGGCTCTTTCTTATGaagactggaggtgtgtgtgtggtaactggGGTGTGTGGAAGAGGGTGTATAGTAGAAACGGATCATTTAAGGGAAATAAAAGAATAATTAAAGCAAAAAAGCATGTAAGATTGTTGTCCTAGATTAGAAATAAACCGATTTTGTTAGGGTCCTTCCTCCTCCAGCCCTCTAAATTGTTCTGGCCCAGTCTGTGCTGTGTCCCTCTTTTTTACTGGTGTAACTTCCAYTATAGGAGGTATACCACTCCCCTCCATACCTGCTTTATtataatcagtggtgtaaaaatactttaaagtactacttaagtagttttttggggtagctgtactttattatttacatttttgacaacttttacttcactacattcctaaagaaaataatgtactttctagtccatacattttccctgacacccaaaagtacttgttacatgataaatgcttagcaggacaggaaaatggtccaattcacacacttatcaagagaacacgtggtcatccctactgctgctgatttggcagactcactaaacacaaatgcattgtttgtcaattatgtctgagtgttggagtgtacccctggctatccatacattttgaaaacaagagtggtgccatctgctttgcttaatataaggaatttgaaattatttatatttttacttttgatacttaagtatatattcaacaactacatttacttttgttacttaagtatatttagaaccaaatacttttagacttttactcaagtagtattttactgtgttactttcacttgagtaactttctttaaggtatctttacttttgctcaagtatgacatttgggtactttttccaccactgatcatTCCAACTGACGTTTGGAAGGAATTGCATGTTATTGTCTTTTGCAAGTAGGCCAAAGACAGAGGACTCACACTTTCGCTTTTGTTGCCGTCTTTCGCTAAACGAGGCAGAACATCTGTACCTGTCATAATAGAACCAAAGAAAACAGTAGAAATATCAGAAGGCCTGCCAAGTGATTAGGCACACTGGAAATACCTCTCGTCATACGACGGTGCCAAAGAATCGTCAAGTCAAACACTCCCTTTCAACATTTAGGgaaacatatatataaatatatagaaaatatatatataaagtaaaatatatatatatatttaaaataacttTTACTAAACGTTTAAAAACTATTTATTCCATCATTAGCTTTTCTAATTGTAAAATTGCTATTGAGAAGAAGCAGTAACCTATAGTTTGCCTGTAAAACTCCAAGGAAAGTCTCATTATTAAAAAGACACACCTGTATTACTATTATAAACGCACGTTCCTAATTACACCTATTAATTTGATTTAAACTTtgtttaactagtcaagtcagttaggaacaaattcttatttacaatgatggcctaccaaaaggcaaaaggcctcctgcggggacgggcctgggattaaaaataaatgcaatataaatataggacaaaacacacatcacaacaagagagacaacacaacactacataaagagagacctaagacaacaacatagcaaggcagcaacacatgacaacacagatggtagcaacacaacataacaacaacatggtagcaacacaatataCATAGTGAGGACAATGACATAGCAggatttgatcatttattttcaaTTCCATTATGTTGGGGATTATCTAATGGGAGAGTGATGATTCTCATAACGTGATGTGTTAcgctccaaatggcaccctattccctatgtagtgcacaacagggcccacagggctctggtcaaatgtagtgttttatatagggaatagggtgccatttcagatagaCCCATGAActgaactttttatttttatttatttaaccaagcaagtcagttaaaaacaaattcttatttacaatgacagcctatcccAGCCAAACTCTCCCTTAACACAGAtgacgctggggcaattgtgcagcgccctatggtactccaaatcacggccggttgtgatacaacctgggatcaaaccagggtctgtagtgatgcccctagctctgcaatgcagtgccttagaccactgcgccactcgggagcccaaatgatTCTCTCCACTCCCTGTGTACACAGGTGTGCTCTCTAGAGGCAGCCAATAGCAAGTTGGAGCTGCAGATCAAGGAGTTCTACGAGATGAGATCACCGACTCACAAGAAGGACCTCAGTGTGTTCCATGCCACCATCACAGACATCCTCAACCAGGTACttctgggtaatgtagtcttaaTGTAGCGactcactgggcacacactggttgaatcaacattgtttccatgtcatttcaatgtaaATATATTGAACCAACAtcgaatagacgttgaattgatgtctgtcaCAGTGGGAAGGGTGGTGAGGATAGGATTGAGAAGACGCCAACAGCTTTGTGAAAGAAGAGCGTCACTAGGATGAATTAGATAAGTGACAGATTAGAGGTATAATTCCTATTGTCTCTCAGAATTTATCTTGTTGATTGTCAAAAAACATGTTCTGTTGAAAATGAATGAACAGTAGACATGAACCAAATCTGCTGATCTAAACACATGATATCCTGTACATAGTTGACTCTGTTGTTACATTCCATTGACTGTGGCTGTCCTCCTGTTCCTAGATCCAAGCCAGGTCTGTGGAGAACTCTCAGATGATCCTGCGGGTGGATAGTGCCAGACTTGCAGCTGATGACTTCAAGATGAAGTAAGTGCACTTCCTCTCTGTACTGTACACAGCCTCTGTGAGTGTACTGATTCTGTTTGTAACTCTTGGCCTATAGATTTGAGATTGAGTAGATTGAATCCTCACAGATATACAGAAATGCTCATGGGGGTAGGCAGGYCTATGAATCAGTTTATGGTTGGGCAAGTTGTATCTTGGTTTGTTGTGAGAAGGAACTAATCaaactctctcctttcctcaaccCCTGTAGGTTAGAGACGGAGGCTAACATGCGTATGAAGATGGAAGGGGATGTGGCTCGTCTGAGAGGAGTCCTGGACAGCTTTACACTCACCAGAGCAGAACTGGAGATACAGATTGAGGGGGTGAAGGAGGAGCTGGTCTACCTCAGGAAAAACCACGAGGAGGTAATTTCTCCTCACACACTCAAGTCTTACCGCTTGTGATGTTGGCTGAAGTCTGAACGCTCCAGGCAGCCACCTGTGGTTTTTCATTAGGACACAATGGCTCCCCCTGTCACGTTTTTGCATTGTTTTCGCATTTGAATGTGTGTTTGAGACCTTTCCATGTTTGGCCACAAGGGGCAAAACTCACCCACAAAAAATCTAAGGCAACTTCACTGTTATTAGTACTCAAATATACAGTAACTCATTGCTTTCAGGTGCTTTTGCCCTTCACTGTGTATAAGTAAACTACAATCCCAAGTATTATAGCACAATTTGTTCCCCTTTTCATGTTGTTTAGGAGATTCAGTTGATGCGGCCGCAGCATTGTGGTGCTGTGAATGTGGAGATGGACTGTGCTTCCTCAGTGGCCATGAGCAAGgtgctggaggagatgaggaTCCAGTATGGAGCATGGTAATGAAAGACCAGAGAGATGCTGCCAAGTGGTTTGAGAGCAAGGTGAGACAACCTCTGAAAATAGGACAGGGGACTCGAAAGATGTGGACATGGGTCCCTAAATGTGTTTTGTGAGAGGCACAATtgacatgtattttgtgaagtggtacTATACTTTTGACTAAtacggtgtgttttgtgtgtgtgtgtgtgtatgtgtgtgtgtgtcaggtggagGTGCTTCAGAACCAGATCAGCACCAGCACCATAGAGGTGAAGACCTCTCAGTCTCAGGTGACTGACCTGAAGAGGACCTTCCAGAGCCTGGAGAATTGAACTGCATGGCCTGCCTCACTCAGGTTGATGTCAAACCATCTCAGTGAATCAGCATTCCCATAACATATAGCTTTCTCTTTACCTTCTCTGTTCCTAAAATATGGAATTCCTTTAGGTCTTAAAGGAACAGTAcactccaaaatcaaagtttgttaGATGTTTTCAGACCTCCACAGTGGTCTAATGTCAAGGTGTTCTAACACCTTTATGCACACCAYTCTAACTATCTCTACCCWTCTTCATCTCCCTCTTTATACATTTCTACTACCCTCTCCTTCCTRCCTTCTCCATTTTCTTCATCCCTTACAAACATAAACACATTCCTAGAAGGGGTACCTGGAGCAGAGCGTCGTTGATATAAACGGCCGCTATGGCTCCCAGCTGAGCCAGCTGCAGGTTTYTATCAacagcatggaggaggagctgcAGCATATCAACGTCAGCATCCAGCAGCAGGCCTCCGAGTACCAGATCCTCCTGGACATCAAGATGAGGCTGGAGATGGAGATCGCTGAGTACAGGAGGCTGCTGGATGGAGAGCAACTCAGGTGAGAGGGGATAATGGAGGGGCAGGAAAGATAGGGAGGTGGAAGGGATGGGGGGGATGACAGCTGTTTATTGGCACCTCGTTgcaaacagtggtggaaaaagtacccaactgtcatacttgaatcaaagtaaagataccttaatagaaaatgactcaagtaaaagtcacccagtaaaattctacttcagtgaaagtatttggtttaaaatatacttaagtatcaaaggtaaaaGTATKaatcatttcaaattccttgtatTAARcagatggcaccattttcttgtttttWAATTTACACAAAGCCAGgggcactcagacatcatttacaaacaaaacatgttggtttagtgagtccgccagatcagaggcaYTAGGAATTACCAGGaatgttcggttgataagtgcgtgagTTGGACTATtctgctaagtattcaaaatgtaacgagtacttttgggtgtcaaggaaaagtacaatattttcttaaggaatgtagtgaagtaaaagtagtcaaaaatataaatagcaatgtaaagtacagataccccKaaaaactacttaagtagtactttcaagtatttttacttaagtactttacaccactgattgctAACTAGAAAATCAAGATGTGTTTTGGTGAGTTTAGCTGACCATAAGTGTTCTTCCCCTGTGTGTCTACCATTAGGCATGTGGAGACCAGACAAGAGGTCAGGAAAGTGATCGTGGTCGAGAAGATCCAGGAAGTACAACAAGTCCAGGAAGTAGTGGAAGGTGAGCAAGCAGGAGAATaattaataaaacaaattaatCAATGAAAGAATCAAGTGTTGTTCCCCATAATACACACAATGACTGAATGAATGAATTCTTGTTTGGTGGCTCTTTCCACAGAGTATAATCCACACAAGCAGAAGCGGGTGAGGGTGATCGTGGAGGAGATGGTGGATGGGAAGGTGGTGTCCACCTCAGTTGAGGAGAAGGTCCAGGATATGAACTAACTGAGAAGGCCAGATAGTTCCGGAATCTGGTGAAGCGGTAACGGACCACACATACAACTGATGACGGGGGTTCAAGCCTCGTCTATATATACANNNNNNNNNNNNNNNNNNNNNNNNNNNNNNNNNNNgttgaagttggaagtttacagacaccttagccaaatacatttaaactcagtttcacaattcctgacatttaatcctagtaaaattccctgttttaggtcagttaggatcaccactttattaagaatgtgaaatgtcagaaaatagtagagagaatgatttatttcacctttatttctttcatcacattccagtgggtcagaaatgtacatcaCTAAATtagttttggtagcattgcctttaaattgtttaacttgggtcaaacgtttcgggtagccttccacaagcttcccacattaagttgggtgaattttggcccattctcctgacagagctggtgtaactgagtcaagtttgtaggcctccttgctcgcacacactttttcagttctgcccccaattttctatgggattgaggtcaggctttgtgatggccactcaataccttgactttgttgtccttaagccattttgccacaactttggaagtatgcttggggtcattgtccatttggaacccatttgcgaccaagtttatcttcctgactgatgtctggagattttgcttcaatatatccacataatttcctccctcatgatgcatctattttgtgaagtgcaccagtcctctgcagccaagtacccccacaacatgatgctgccacccccgtgcttcacggttggatggtgttcttctgcagcccctttttcctccaaacataaagatgttgttatggccaaacagttctatttttgtttcatcagaccagaggacatttctccaaaaagtacaatctttgtccccatgtgcagttacaaaccatagtctggcttttttatgcagttttggagcagtggctttttccttgctgagcggctttcaggttatgtcaatataggattcgttttactgtggatatagatacttttgtaccgtttcctccagcatcttcacaaggtcctgtgctgttctgggattgatttgcacttttcgcaccaaagtacgttcatctctaggagacagaacgcgtctccttcctgagcggtatgacggctgtgtggtctcaTGATgtatggttgaaaaacgagttttaattactttaacctaagtgtatgcaaatttacaacttcaactgttatatgtatgtatgtatatatatttcatgGTCGCATGCTGTAATATGTCACTTTGACAGGATTACATCAGCTGAATGATAACTGATGTAATTTACTCACGTAAATTTTTACTCTATATGGCTCTATCATATGGCAAATTGAATTTATTTTGGAATGTGTTTTTCCCGTTGTTCCATTCATTGCCACCAGGtggcaaatggacaatgacccaagcatacttccaaatgagAATTTTGCCAGTCCAATTAAAAGTGAAAATGATCTCATTTGCATGTATGTTCTCTGTACTCTATGACAGGtttaaagttcatattctgtAGGCCTACGACACTGACGCTACATGATACATTTGGCTGTTGATTAAATATAGATGTCAATGCATTTCAGGACACTATCATAATTGAGGGTCCATTGCTGTCCTCTAAAAATATGAAAAGAAACACCTTTGCAGAMTGGATGAGGTCCAAAACACATACTGTGCCTTACATTGTATGAGCATAACACTCATGGGAGTTTCCCTTACTCAAACATGTTCTCAGAGCAGAAAGGATTATGACTGGTCGCATCAGGCACCKAATGAAAatggagaggaggtgggaggaggcaCAGTGGCGACTCGTCATTCACGGCAGGTGTGGCAGAGCAAAAAGAAAATMtgcctgttttgcatgttattttggcataaatacgtgtcacatattacTTTGCGAACAWtgtaacaaaataaatatacaatTTAATTCATAAAGCRgcatacaaacatggtctctttttWGTTTTCTTMAYtaaggcagctccaaaatgcaggtgtttcaggcccagctcagtgctttctgtggtggtYGGGCGTGCTAGCAGACaataggagcattgcgccgtgattggctcagtgttctgtcactcatggggaccttACGTAATCGCCAAGCTTAAGTCCTTAGAAAGGGTAGAtagccctttgggtcctgccatagagttatattacaagtgcccttccaagaaggctcaaggtcattggccacagaaattACGTCAAATCGCGTTATATMtacagt includes:
- the LOC112068027 gene encoding LOW QUALITY PROTEIN: keratin, type I cytoskeletal 19-like (The sequence of the model RefSeq protein was modified relative to this genomic sequence to represent the inferred CDS: inserted 1 base in 1 codon; deleted 2 bases in 1 codon), whose amino-acid sequence is MSIVASRSSSRRYISRSGVGSSGLSLSGGMQFSSGLGGGRSRMSVSFVGSSRAPSVYGGAGGYGTRISQSTFSMDGPGQITIGANEKHTMQNLNDRLATYLEKVCSLEAANSKLELQIKEFYEMRSPTHKKDLSVFHATITDILNQIQARSVENSQMILRVDSARLAADDFKMKLETEANMRMKMEGDVARLRGVLDSFTLTRAELEIQIEGVKEELVYLRKNHEEEIQLMRPQHCGAVNVEMDCASSVAMSKVLEEMRIQYXSMVMKDQRDAAKWFESKVEVLQNQISTSTIEVKTSQSQVTDLKRTFQSLELNCMACLTQKGYLEQSVVDINGRYGSQLSQLQVXINSMEEELQHINVSIQQQASEYQILLDIKMRLEMEIAEYRRLLDGEQLRHVETRQEVRKVIVVEKIQEVQQVQEVVEEYNPHKQKRVRVIVEEMVDGKVVSTSVEEKVQDMN